A window of the Cannabis sativa cultivar Pink pepper isolate KNU-18-1 chromosome X, ASM2916894v1, whole genome shotgun sequence genome harbors these coding sequences:
- the LOC115702331 gene encoding uncharacterized protein LOC115702331, with translation MHPAELPAMEADSSKGHITRVLFCGPYFPASHTYTRQYLQNYSSIQVDDVPLDVVPNVIANYHICVVKNMKLDSQIISLAKQMKLIMQFGVGLEGVEVDSATKHGIKVARIPSDATGNAAGCAEMAIYLTLGLLRKQNDMQNSIKQRKLGEPAGETLLGKTVFILGFGNIGIDLAKRLRPFGVKIIATKRSWTSHSLESNGSIYGSDDLVDEKGSHEDIYKFASKADIVVCCLLLNKETVHIVNKSFISSMKKGGHLVNIARGGLLDYEAVYHGLKSNHLGGLGIDVAWTEPFNPDDPILKFNNVLITPHVAGVTEYSYRAMAKVVGDTAIQLHEGRTLSHVEFVN, from the exons ATGCATCCGGCTGAGTTACCTGCCATGGAAGCTGACAGTAGTAAAGGGCACATAACCAGAGTCCTCTTCTGTGGACCTTACTTTCCGGCTTCCCACACTTATACGCGACAATATTTGCAAAACTACTCTTCTATACAG GTTGATGATGTTCCTCTTGATGTTGTACCCAATGTTATAGCAAACTACCACATTTGTGTAGTGAAAAACATGAAGCTAGATTCACAAATTATCTCTCTTGCGAAACAAATGAAGCTGATAATGCAATTTGGTGTTGGTTTAGAAG GTGTTGAAGTTGATTCTGCAACGAAGCATGGGATCAAAGTGGCTAGGATCCCAAGTGATGCAACTGGTAATGCAGCTGGATGTGCTGAAATGGCTATATATCTGACGCTAGGCCTTCTTCGTAAGCAA aaCGATATGCAAAATTCCATTAAGCAGAGAAAGCTTGGAGAGCCAGCTGGTGAAACACTACTTGGAAAAACA GTATTCATATTAGGATTCGGCAATATTGGAATTGACTTGGCAAAGCGCTTGAGACCATTTGGTGTGAAAATTATTGCTACAAAAAGGAGCTGGACTTCACATTCTTTGGAATCTAATG GTTCAATCTATGGCAGTGATGATTTGGTTGATGAGAAGGGAAGTCATGAAGATATCTACAAGTTTGCGAGCAAGGCAGATATTGTTGTTTGCTGTTTGTTGTTGAACAAGGAAACA GTGCACATTGTAAACAAGTCATTTATTTCTTCAATGAAAAAG GGTGGTCATTTGGTTAATATTGCCCGAGGGGGACTCTTGGACTATGAAGCCGTTTATCACGGCCTCAAATCCAACCATCTGGGAGGCTTGGGTATTGATGTTGCTTGGACCGAGCCATTTAATCCCGACGATCCAATTTTGAAGTTCAATAATGTTCTAATCACACCTCATGTGGCAGGTGTCACAGAGTATTCTTATAGAGCCATGGCCAAG GTCGTTGGTGACACTGCAATTCAACTTCATGAAGGAAGAACTCTGTCACATGTAGAGTTTGTCAATTAA